In the Hordeum vulgare subsp. vulgare chromosome 7H, MorexV3_pseudomolecules_assembly, whole genome shotgun sequence genome, one interval contains:
- the LOC123407639 gene encoding reticulon-like protein B1, producing the protein MADPAEETVAAPPPTPAAPAEGAPPLSAEPPASADASPEKAAPPASAPDTTVRSRGFRLLGEDTSVHKVLGGGKTADVLLWKDKKTTAVVIGGTTVIWVLFEVLDYHLLTLLSHVMIGVLAILFVWSKAMTFIKKSPPDIPVVEIPEDLAVNVSRALRNDVNRSLHLFREIAMGHDLKKFLGVIAGLWVLSEVGSCCDFLTLIYIAVLMIHTVPILYDKYQDKVDHFAGKAHTEACKHYEVLDQKVLSKIPRGPAKTKKT; encoded by the exons ATGGCCGATCCAGCCGAGGAGACCGTCGCCGCGCCCCCGCCGACCCCGGCAGCGCCGGCCGAGGGCGCCCCGCCGCTGTCCGCGGAGCCGCCGGCCAGCGCCGacgcctcgccggagaaggcggccCCGCCCGCGTCTGCGCCGGACACCACGGTCAGGTCCCGTGGGTTCAGGCTGCTCGGCGAGGACACCTCCGTGCACAAGGTGCTTGGTGGCGGTAAAA CTGCTGATGTACTGTTATGGAAGGACAAGAAAACAACTGCTGTGGTGATCGGTGGCACAACTGTCATATGGGTTTTATTTGAAGTGCTTGATTACCATCTCTTAACTCTGTTATCCCATGTGATGATTGGTGTCCTGGCCATCTTGTTCGTGTGGTCCAAAGCTATGACCTTCATCAAGAA GAGCCCACCGGATATTCCTGTAGTTGAGATACCTGAAGACCTCGCTGTGAATGTATCACGGGCATTACGCAACGACGTCAACAGATCACTTCACTTGTTCCGGGAGATCGCAATGGGGCATGATCTGAAGAAATTCCTTGGT GTGATTGCTGGTCTCTGGGTTCTGTCAGAAGTCGGAAGCTGCTGTGATTTCCTCACCTTGATATACATCG CTGTCCTGATGATCCACACGGTGCCGATCTTGTACGATAAGTACCAGGACAAGGTGGATCACTTCGCCGGAAAGGCTCATACCGAGGCGTGCAAGCACTACGAGGTGCTGGACCAGAAGGTTTTGAGCAAGATACCGCGAGGACCGGCGAAAACCAAGAAGACCTAG